One window from the genome of Gimesia aquarii encodes:
- a CDS encoding xanthine dehydrogenase family protein molybdopterin-binding subunit yields MATIDETKAAEGSGDTPKYKVIGTRPIRHDGADKVTGRALYGADIKVKGMIYGAILRSPHAHANIKSIDTSKAKALPGVRAVITSADLPEPGDKIAELGEGSVVLNHLSSNNLARTKVLYKGHSIAAVAADNIHIAQEAANLIEVEYEVLPPVLNVLKAMSDEAPVLNPDVRTEEVATGEKGDEPTNIAKRFLFEKGDIEKGFAEAKYVVEREFNTSTVHQGYIEPHVATALWNNDGQITVWTSTQGTFSVRQQVAELLDVPLARVKVVPAEIGGGFGGKISVYLAPVAATLSRIAGAPVQVVMDRTDVLQATGPTPGSHIKIKMGVDADGHITAADAWMAYEAGAYPGSPIGAGAMCVFSCYDVPNGRVEGYDVCVNKPRTNAYRAPGATNAAFATETVVEELCEKLGMAPVDFRLLNASKEGTRRVDGVTYPRIGLVETLEAIKESDHFKSPLEAQHRGRGIASGFWFNAGLKSAVTATVNSDGSVSLLEGSTDIGGSRTAIAMQFAETLGIAAEDIKPAVVDTDSVGYTDVTGGSRVTYATGWAAYEAGKDLQRQIVARAADLWEVDSDQVSYEDGYVLGPDKKVSFKEIAVELSAVGEPLVGRGVSNHNEPGGAFGTHVVDVEVDPDTGKVDILRYTAAQDCGTAIHPAYVEGQIQGGAVQGIGWGLNEEYWYDEDGSMRNANFLDYRIPTCYDLPMIDTIIVEVPNPGHPFGVRGVGEVPIVPPPAALAAAIYDAVGVRMDELPMSPPRVLHELLKKQKES; encoded by the coding sequence ATGGCGACCATTGATGAAACCAAAGCAGCAGAAGGAAGTGGTGACACTCCTAAATATAAAGTAATCGGAACACGCCCCATTCGGCATGATGGTGCCGACAAAGTGACAGGGCGTGCCTTGTATGGGGCAGATATTAAGGTCAAAGGCATGATTTACGGGGCGATTCTCCGTAGCCCGCATGCGCATGCGAATATTAAGTCGATTGATACTTCGAAAGCCAAAGCGCTACCTGGAGTGCGTGCTGTGATTACCAGTGCGGACCTGCCGGAACCTGGTGATAAAATTGCTGAACTGGGAGAAGGATCTGTTGTTCTCAATCATCTCAGCAGTAACAACCTGGCACGTACCAAAGTGCTTTATAAGGGGCACTCTATCGCCGCGGTCGCCGCGGATAACATTCATATCGCGCAGGAAGCAGCAAATCTGATCGAAGTGGAATATGAAGTCTTACCTCCCGTCCTGAATGTGCTGAAAGCAATGTCAGATGAAGCACCGGTATTGAATCCGGATGTACGAACCGAAGAGGTTGCGACTGGTGAAAAAGGAGACGAACCCACTAATATCGCCAAGCGTTTTCTGTTTGAGAAAGGTGATATTGAAAAAGGATTTGCTGAAGCGAAATACGTTGTTGAGAGAGAGTTCAACACGTCAACCGTGCATCAGGGGTATATCGAACCGCATGTGGCGACAGCGCTGTGGAACAATGATGGCCAGATCACTGTCTGGACTTCGACCCAGGGCACGTTTTCAGTTCGTCAACAGGTGGCAGAATTATTAGACGTTCCACTGGCCCGCGTCAAAGTTGTTCCTGCCGAAATTGGGGGCGGCTTTGGTGGCAAAATCTCCGTTTATTTGGCGCCTGTTGCTGCGACATTGTCTCGCATTGCGGGGGCACCCGTTCAAGTTGTGATGGACCGAACTGACGTACTACAGGCAACCGGACCGACTCCCGGTTCCCACATTAAAATTAAGATGGGCGTGGATGCGGATGGTCATATCACCGCAGCTGATGCCTGGATGGCATATGAAGCGGGGGCTTATCCTGGCTCGCCGATCGGAGCAGGGGCGATGTGTGTCTTCTCCTGTTATGATGTACCAAACGGGAGAGTGGAAGGTTACGATGTTTGTGTCAACAAACCACGTACAAACGCGTACCGTGCACCTGGTGCCACCAACGCTGCTTTTGCTACAGAAACAGTGGTGGAGGAACTTTGTGAGAAACTCGGAATGGCACCCGTCGATTTCCGTCTGCTGAATGCTTCCAAAGAAGGCACGCGTCGTGTTGACGGAGTCACCTATCCCCGAATCGGATTAGTCGAAACGTTAGAAGCGATTAAAGAAAGTGATCACTTCAAGAGCCCGCTGGAAGCCCAACATCGGGGACGAGGAATCGCTTCCGGTTTCTGGTTTAACGCAGGCCTGAAATCAGCCGTGACTGCAACGGTGAACTCTGACGGTTCCGTTTCACTTCTGGAAGGTTCAACGGACATCGGAGGCTCACGAACTGCGATTGCTATGCAGTTTGCGGAAACATTGGGAATTGCCGCAGAGGACATCAAACCGGCTGTGGTTGATACAGACAGTGTGGGTTACACCGATGTCACAGGTGGAAGTCGTGTGACTTATGCGACAGGCTGGGCTGCTTACGAAGCCGGCAAAGATTTACAACGTCAGATTGTCGCTCGTGCAGCAGATCTGTGGGAAGTTGATTCTGACCAGGTCTCCTATGAGGATGGTTATGTCCTGGGGCCGGACAAGAAAGTTTCCTTCAAAGAGATCGCCGTTGAACTCAGTGCCGTAGGAGAGCCATTGGTAGGACGTGGTGTTTCCAACCATAATGAGCCTGGTGGTGCTTTTGGTACCCATGTTGTCGATGTCGAGGTGGACCCTGATACCGGAAAAGTAGATATTCTGCGGTACACCGCGGCACAGGACTGTGGGACCGCGATTCATCCTGCATATGTTGAAGGACAGATCCAGGGTGGTGCGGTTCAGGGAATTGGTTGGGGTCTCAACGAAGAATACTGGTATGACGAGGATGGCAGTATGCGGAACGCGAACTTCCTCGATTACCGTATCCCAACTTGTTACGATTTACCGATGATTGACACGATTATTGTGGAAGTTCCTAATCCCGGCCATCCGTTTGGAGTACGCGGAGTCGGAGAAGTTCCCATTGTGCCACCACCGGCTGCTCTTGCGGCTGCTATTTATGATGCTGTCGGAGTACGCATGGATGAGCTGCCGATGTCGCCTCCGCGCGTACTACATGAACTCTTAAAGAAGCAAAAGGAATCTTGA
- a CDS encoding (2Fe-2S)-binding protein: MAKKRIVTATINGREEEFLCQPRQTLLEILRDTLNLTGAKEGCSNGNCGACSVVIDGRAVNSCMILAMEAEGAEIETIEGLAPGDGLDPLQEAFLENAALQCGICTPGYIMAAKAFLDENPSPTEEEIRFAMAGNLCRCTGYDKIVRAIQQAAETRAEQSASCEKETV, from the coding sequence ATGGCGAAGAAACGGATCGTAACCGCGACTATTAATGGCCGTGAAGAGGAGTTCCTCTGCCAGCCAAGGCAGACTTTACTCGAAATATTGCGCGACACATTAAATCTGACCGGTGCCAAAGAAGGTTGTTCGAATGGGAACTGTGGTGCCTGTTCTGTCGTCATTGATGGCCGCGCAGTCAATAGCTGTATGATCCTGGCGATGGAAGCCGAAGGAGCCGAGATTGAGACGATCGAAGGCTTGGCCCCTGGCGATGGTCTGGATCCTTTGCAGGAAGCCTTTCTGGAAAATGCCGCGTTACAGTGTGGCATCTGTACTCCTGGGTATATTATGGCAGCCAAAGCGTTTCTGGATGAAAATCCAAGTCCGACCGAGGAAGAGATTCGTTTTGCGATGGCAGGGAATTTGTGTCGTTGTACCGGATATGACAAAATTGTGCGTGCAATTCAACAAGCTGCGGAAACAAGGGCGGAACAATCTGCCTCATGTGAGAAGGAGACTGTCTAA
- a CDS encoding FAD binding domain-containing protein: MRDFDYEAPTSLADAVGLLAKNNGNARPLAGGTDLIDHVRTGRLSADLIVDLKKIPELMALELNEQGLRLGAAVPCYQIYGHPGIVEKYSAITDSSNIIGGMQIQNRASVGGNLANAGAAADSTPALIALEAMVVITGPDGTREIPVDEFCTGPGQNVLEQGEIIVELRFPPRPSHSGSHYRRFIPRNEMDIAVVGVAASVVLDESGENFVSACIGLGAVAAKPFYAQEASEILAGQPVNDESIQKAAAAARAVIHPITDMRGTEEFRNHVTGVLTERVIKKAVERARG; encoded by the coding sequence ATGCGTGATTTTGACTATGAAGCCCCCACTTCATTGGCTGACGCTGTCGGCTTATTAGCCAAAAATAATGGGAATGCCCGTCCATTGGCGGGAGGGACCGACCTGATCGATCATGTGCGAACGGGCAGGCTGTCTGCCGATCTGATTGTCGATTTGAAAAAAATCCCGGAATTGATGGCACTTGAACTCAATGAGCAAGGTCTGCGATTGGGAGCCGCGGTTCCCTGTTATCAGATTTACGGACATCCGGGGATTGTAGAAAAATACTCAGCCATTACCGATAGTAGCAACATTATTGGTGGCATGCAGATTCAAAACCGGGCCAGTGTGGGTGGTAATCTGGCGAATGCAGGCGCGGCCGCCGATTCGACACCCGCTTTGATTGCCTTGGAAGCGATGGTTGTGATTACAGGTCCTGACGGGACACGAGAAATTCCCGTTGATGAGTTTTGTACGGGACCTGGCCAAAACGTGTTAGAGCAAGGTGAGATTATTGTGGAATTGCGCTTTCCACCTCGACCATCACATAGCGGGTCGCATTACCGTCGGTTCATCCCTCGAAATGAAATGGATATTGCGGTTGTGGGCGTCGCCGCTTCAGTTGTTTTGGATGAGAGCGGCGAGAATTTTGTTTCCGCTTGCATTGGGCTGGGCGCTGTCGCTGCAAAACCATTTTATGCTCAGGAAGCCAGCGAGATTTTAGCTGGTCAGCCTGTGAATGATGAATCAATTCAAAAAGCAGCCGCGGCCGCACGAGCTGTGATTCATCCCATAACCGATATGCGAGGAACCGAAGAGTTTCGGAATCATGTAACGGGAGTGCTCACTGAACGTGTAATCAAAAAGGCGGTAGAGCGTGCTCGCGGTTGA
- the pruA gene encoding L-glutamate gamma-semialdehyde dehydrogenase produces the protein MARKKASSSLNQKFEQRTQELGQQIWGLLERREPTMFEKRWWDDRILSWAMADESVKVQMFRFVDVLPMLRSHESIVSHLQEYFEDVRKHLPWAARIGLELSQPNSVLGRALALNARSNARRMASRFIAGSTVEQVHHTVDRLRSENFAFTLDLLGEAVISEKEAESYLQAYLDLIKGLSPRVKKWSENVQLDWDNQGHLPRTNVSIKLSALCSQFKPTDPVGTMAAVQPRLKRLLRCAMQHDAYLHVDMEQNSYKPLTLEIFKQTLMEKEFRDFDNVGIVIQAYQPEAEKDLKDLLKWTKKRKTPIWIRLVKGAYWDYETITSQYHGWPIPVYQEKWESDANFEKLTQILLENYQWLRPAFGSHNMRSLAHAIAVAHELDIPPSAYEIQMLYGMGKEQAQVFAEMGHRVRIYTPFGELIPGMAYLVRRLLENTSNDSFLRQSFSEHVNLETLMMNPSDHAKQTSEKNASDETTSGFQNEPLIDFSLEESRTQMQEALESVADQLGKEYPLLINGRAIDTKTTITSRNPSHHDEAVGTVSSASADDAIDAIDAARRAFPTWSKTEPEYRSEYLELIAANMRRRRFELAAWIVYECGKPWEEADGDVAEAIDFCMYYANQMRRLAEPLNCNVPGEENAYFYRPRGTVAVIAPWNFPLAILTGMTAAALVTGNTVVMKPAEQSSVVAAKLMDLIHESGIPDGVVNFLPGIGEEVGPELVGSPDVELITFTGSRDVGLAINESASETDLRQNMVKRVIAEMGGKNAIIIDDDADLDEAVLGVMHSAFNYAGQKCSACSRVIVLESIHDTFVERLVEATKSLKIGPAEEPGTIVGPVIDEDAKQKILEYIEAGKEEATLALACEATELDEEGYYVGPHIFTDVDSTCQIAQEEIFGPVLAVMKADDMDEAISIANDTPYALTAGIYSRSPANLNRARRDLVAGNIYLNRNITGAMVERHPFGGFKMSGIGSKTGGPDYLLQFLIPVNVTENTMRRGFAPTAVGDDSEEEQ, from the coding sequence GTGGCACGAAAAAAAGCATCTTCAAGCCTGAATCAAAAATTTGAGCAGCGAACACAGGAGCTTGGCCAACAGATTTGGGGGCTGCTGGAACGTCGCGAACCAACCATGTTTGAAAAACGCTGGTGGGATGATCGGATTCTCTCCTGGGCAATGGCGGATGAATCAGTCAAAGTGCAAATGTTCCGCTTCGTGGATGTCCTGCCGATGCTCCGTTCCCACGAGTCAATCGTGAGCCACCTGCAGGAATACTTTGAAGATGTTCGCAAGCATCTTCCCTGGGCGGCTCGTATCGGGCTTGAATTATCACAGCCAAATTCTGTTTTGGGTCGTGCACTGGCTTTGAATGCCCGCTCCAATGCCCGACGTATGGCTAGCCGCTTCATTGCCGGTTCGACTGTGGAACAGGTCCATCATACAGTTGATCGACTCAGAAGCGAGAATTTCGCGTTCACGCTCGATCTCTTGGGCGAAGCTGTGATCAGTGAGAAAGAGGCTGAGTCCTACCTGCAAGCTTATCTTGATCTGATCAAGGGACTCTCCCCGCGTGTCAAAAAATGGTCGGAAAACGTACAACTCGATTGGGATAACCAGGGACATCTGCCACGAACCAATGTTTCGATCAAATTATCAGCATTATGCAGTCAATTCAAACCAACCGATCCTGTAGGCACAATGGCCGCTGTGCAGCCTCGCTTAAAACGGTTACTGCGATGTGCCATGCAACATGATGCTTATCTGCATGTCGATATGGAGCAGAATTCCTATAAACCATTGACGCTGGAGATTTTTAAACAGACTCTGATGGAAAAGGAGTTCCGCGATTTCGACAATGTGGGTATTGTGATTCAAGCATATCAACCCGAGGCCGAAAAGGATCTGAAGGACCTCTTAAAATGGACTAAAAAACGTAAAACCCCGATCTGGATTCGGCTCGTCAAAGGAGCATACTGGGATTATGAAACCATTACATCCCAATATCATGGCTGGCCGATCCCCGTGTATCAGGAAAAATGGGAATCCGATGCCAATTTTGAAAAACTGACTCAGATACTGCTGGAGAATTACCAATGGTTACGTCCTGCTTTTGGTAGCCATAATATGCGGAGCCTGGCCCACGCCATCGCTGTTGCCCATGAACTGGATATTCCCCCTTCCGCTTATGAAATCCAAATGCTGTATGGCATGGGGAAAGAACAGGCCCAGGTCTTTGCAGAAATGGGCCATCGCGTTCGTATTTATACTCCTTTCGGTGAATTAATACCCGGCATGGCCTATCTGGTCAGGCGTTTGCTGGAAAACACGTCCAACGACTCATTCCTTCGACAAAGCTTTAGTGAGCACGTCAATCTGGAGACCTTGATGATGAATCCTTCCGACCATGCCAAACAAACCTCTGAAAAGAACGCTTCAGACGAAACAACGAGCGGTTTCCAAAACGAACCGCTTATTGATTTCAGCCTGGAAGAATCCCGTACTCAAATGCAGGAAGCTCTGGAGTCTGTCGCGGATCAGCTAGGAAAAGAATATCCGCTGTTAATTAATGGTCGTGCCATCGATACCAAAACCACAATTACGTCTCGCAACCCATCGCACCACGATGAAGCAGTGGGTACAGTCTCATCAGCCTCAGCCGATGATGCCATCGATGCCATTGATGCCGCCCGCCGTGCTTTTCCGACATGGTCGAAAACGGAGCCGGAATATCGGTCTGAATACCTCGAACTGATCGCCGCCAACATGCGTCGGCGGCGTTTCGAGTTGGCAGCCTGGATCGTCTACGAATGCGGTAAACCCTGGGAAGAAGCAGACGGTGATGTCGCCGAAGCGATTGACTTTTGTATGTACTATGCCAATCAAATGCGTCGACTGGCTGAGCCTCTGAACTGTAATGTTCCCGGCGAAGAAAACGCCTATTTCTATCGCCCCAGGGGAACTGTCGCCGTGATTGCTCCCTGGAACTTTCCACTGGCGATTCTGACAGGCATGACCGCCGCCGCATTGGTCACTGGTAACACAGTCGTCATGAAGCCGGCAGAGCAATCATCGGTCGTTGCTGCGAAACTCATGGATTTGATTCATGAATCGGGTATTCCAGACGGTGTGGTTAATTTTCTCCCCGGGATTGGTGAAGAAGTCGGTCCCGAACTGGTAGGCAGTCCCGATGTAGAACTCATCACCTTTACCGGCTCGCGTGATGTAGGCTTGGCAATCAACGAATCGGCATCGGAAACAGACCTTAGACAGAATATGGTTAAACGAGTCATTGCCGAAATGGGTGGAAAAAATGCGATCATTATTGACGATGATGCCGATCTCGATGAAGCCGTTCTCGGTGTGATGCATTCCGCATTTAATTACGCAGGTCAGAAATGTTCTGCCTGCTCACGAGTCATCGTCTTGGAATCGATCCATGACACATTTGTAGAACGTCTGGTGGAGGCCACTAAGAGCCTGAAAATTGGTCCTGCTGAAGAACCGGGAACCATTGTCGGTCCCGTCATCGACGAAGACGCCAAGCAAAAAATTCTCGAATATATCGAAGCAGGGAAAGAGGAAGCAACACTGGCATTGGCCTGTGAGGCAACAGAGCTGGACGAAGAAGGATATTATGTCGGCCCTCATATTTTCACAGACGTCGATTCCACATGCCAGATTGCACAAGAAGAAATTTTTGGACCGGTTCTGGCTGTCATGAAAGCAGACGACATGGACGAAGCGATCTCGATTGCCAACGACACACCGTATGCATTAACGGCTGGCATCTATAGTCGCAGCCCGGCTAACTTAAATCGAGCCAGACGTGATCTGGTTGCCGGAAATATTTATTTGAATCGTAATATCACCGGTGCGATGGTCGAACGGCATCCATTCGGCGGTTTCAAAATGTCAGGTATCGGCAGCAAAACAGGCGGACCGGATTACCTGCTCCAATTTCTGATTCCCGTTAATGTCACCGAGAACACAATGCGTCGTGGATTTGCACCAACGGCCGTCGGCGACGATTCTGAGGAAGAACAATAA
- a CDS encoding outer membrane protein assembly factor BamB family protein: MMNYISQRISILIVSSCFFTALMMGLDNANSSDWPMWRQNAGRTGVTTESLPEKLSLKWVRQLPEITPAFHNARLQFDAGYEPIVADGVLLIASSRNDSVTAYEAATGRELWVYHINGPVRFAPAVWQDYVCFGSDDGFLYCVELSTGKLRWKHRAVPNERRLLGNQRLISVWPVRGGPVVSEGIVYFAAGVWPFEGVFVYAMDIATGNVIWRNERLGYLFGQQPHNTKAIGGLAPQGYLIVNGDELIVPCSTAYPARLNRKTGELIEFKLPTEGGFPGGWFAALDPEDAKAIRRGKLAFDKVINSQRHEDKVRKGLGKQSISRVIRAGDRSLNFDDKLDGVGGVIHSMIVADGRLFVATRNGKLYCFEEQKGVKSTPVKQWQESVTPLTTTPQSTRFVKSLIQESAGPQGIALVVGLKNGSLVKALLKESNYHVIAFDHHTDRVDQLRGELQGAELYGTRAAVIECDPKQVTLPPYLASVIVTETPEQIAESWNQLLQSLRPFGGLAVLGIKHHTSINNDLNLKSLKPGNFELSEFELTKTEPSEFEELALVRRVGALPGTADYQGGYKHCEDTLVRFPLGVLWFDDTLAHFKRSPQPHFFNGIMVSRPKDWHATRVKGDWSIDYPLNRPVLSDIYTGRVLEPSEQTTLRKNLAANPTGPQPSYYHAPHQKTMLHPDPPVAGERINPLTGLKEPRAFPKMYGCDGGVDYGLFYTLRSGTASYYDKTLESGTVFISGPRSGCSNSIIPSGGLLNVPYFYEGCTCSYPLPAGLSMVAMPESFEQWSSWGEDKIKPASIQRIGLNFGAPGDRKTRNGTLWLDYPSIGGPSPQIRVETKPKNPKYRYRHTNWMQGDNEWPWVAASTVKGLQELTLHDLKPGTYTVKLYFAEVDDIQPGQRKQTISLQGQPVLSDFDILAEAKQSMTGITRQVENIKVDGTLTMTLQALTGNSLISGIEITRAP; this comes from the coding sequence ATGATGAACTATATCTCTCAGCGTATTTCTATTTTGATCGTGTCATCTTGCTTTTTCACTGCTTTAATGATGGGCTTGGACAATGCAAACAGTAGTGACTGGCCGATGTGGCGTCAAAATGCGGGGCGAACCGGGGTAACAACGGAATCACTGCCTGAAAAACTCTCGTTGAAATGGGTACGACAGCTGCCAGAAATCACGCCTGCGTTTCACAATGCACGTTTGCAATTCGATGCCGGTTATGAACCAATTGTGGCTGATGGCGTTCTGCTCATCGCGTCTTCCCGCAATGATTCGGTCACGGCGTACGAAGCAGCGACAGGTCGTGAACTCTGGGTGTATCATATAAATGGGCCGGTCCGATTCGCCCCCGCAGTCTGGCAGGATTATGTCTGCTTTGGATCTGACGATGGTTTTCTCTATTGTGTTGAACTATCAACGGGAAAGTTACGTTGGAAACACCGCGCAGTACCTAACGAACGGCGTTTGCTTGGAAATCAACGTCTGATTTCGGTGTGGCCCGTCCGCGGCGGGCCAGTCGTGTCAGAGGGTATTGTCTACTTCGCCGCAGGTGTCTGGCCATTCGAGGGAGTTTTCGTCTATGCAATGGATATCGCAACGGGTAACGTGATCTGGCGGAACGAGCGACTCGGCTATCTGTTCGGCCAACAGCCACACAATACAAAGGCGATCGGAGGTCTTGCGCCGCAAGGCTATCTGATCGTCAATGGCGATGAATTGATTGTACCGTGCTCAACAGCATACCCGGCGCGGTTGAATCGGAAAACAGGCGAATTAATTGAATTTAAGCTACCGACTGAGGGAGGCTTTCCCGGGGGCTGGTTTGCTGCTCTTGACCCTGAAGACGCTAAAGCGATACGGCGTGGAAAACTGGCCTTCGACAAAGTAATAAATAGCCAAAGGCACGAAGATAAAGTACGTAAGGGATTAGGCAAACAAAGTATTAGCCGTGTCATTCGTGCTGGCGACCGTTCCTTGAATTTCGACGACAAACTAGATGGCGTTGGAGGAGTAATCCACTCAATGATCGTTGCCGATGGTCGGCTCTTTGTCGCGACACGAAACGGAAAACTCTACTGCTTTGAAGAACAGAAAGGAGTGAAGTCGACACCTGTCAAACAGTGGCAAGAGAGTGTAACTCCACTGACCACAACACCACAATCGACCCGGTTCGTAAAATCATTGATTCAGGAATCTGCCGGGCCTCAAGGAATCGCATTGGTGGTTGGACTGAAAAATGGTTCGCTTGTTAAGGCTCTTCTAAAAGAATCAAACTACCACGTCATCGCCTTTGATCATCACACTGATCGAGTTGATCAACTTCGTGGTGAACTACAAGGAGCTGAACTTTATGGAACACGCGCTGCGGTCATCGAATGTGATCCGAAGCAAGTAACCTTGCCTCCCTATCTGGCTAGTGTCATTGTGACAGAAACACCAGAACAAATTGCTGAATCCTGGAATCAACTACTGCAGTCACTCCGACCATTTGGCGGACTCGCTGTATTGGGAATCAAACATCACACCAGCATTAATAACGATCTCAACCTAAAATCGCTCAAGCCAGGCAATTTCGAACTCTCCGAGTTTGAGCTGACAAAAACAGAACCATCCGAATTCGAGGAGCTGGCACTGGTACGGCGTGTTGGTGCTTTGCCAGGCACAGCCGATTACCAAGGAGGCTACAAACACTGTGAAGATACACTCGTCCGTTTTCCGCTGGGTGTTCTCTGGTTTGACGATACGCTCGCGCACTTCAAACGCTCACCACAGCCCCATTTCTTTAACGGAATTATGGTATCCCGCCCTAAAGACTGGCATGCCACACGCGTCAAAGGTGACTGGTCCATCGACTATCCATTAAACCGCCCCGTTCTCTCCGATATCTACACTGGCCGTGTACTTGAACCATCAGAACAAACCACTTTACGTAAGAATCTGGCGGCGAACCCAACAGGACCCCAGCCAAGTTACTATCACGCACCACACCAGAAAACAATGTTGCACCCTGACCCGCCAGTCGCGGGAGAACGCATCAACCCGCTGACGGGCCTGAAAGAACCACGCGCGTTCCCGAAAATGTATGGCTGTGATGGCGGAGTCGATTACGGATTGTTCTATACATTAAGAAGCGGAACGGCTTCCTACTACGACAAGACACTGGAAAGCGGAACGGTTTTCATCAGTGGACCGCGTAGTGGTTGCTCCAACAGCATTATTCCTTCGGGTGGATTGCTGAATGTCCCATATTTTTATGAAGGTTGTACCTGTAGTTATCCACTCCCCGCTGGTTTGTCTATGGTGGCCATGCCTGAGAGTTTTGAGCAGTGGTCATCGTGGGGTGAAGACAAAATCAAACCCGCCTCGATACAGCGGATTGGCTTGAATTTCGGAGCACCCGGTGATCGGAAAACACGTAATGGGACACTCTGGCTCGATTACCCCTCTATCGGCGGCCCCTCTCCCCAAATCAGAGTCGAAACGAAACCAAAGAATCCCAAGTACCGCTATCGGCACACGAACTGGATGCAAGGTGACAATGAGTGGCCGTGGGTTGCCGCATCTACAGTGAAAGGGCTCCAGGAACTGACACTGCATGATCTCAAACCAGGAACTTATACCGTCAAGCTCTACTTTGCTGAAGTTGACGACATTCAACCCGGACAACGAAAGCAGACGATTTCTTTGCAAGGACAGCCTGTCCTGAGTGACTTCGACATCCTCGCAGAAGCAAAACAGTCGATGACAGGAATCACTCGTCAGGTTGAAAACATCAAGGTTGACGGCACTTTGACGATGACCTTACAGGCACTAACAGGAAATTCTCTCATCAGCGGGATCGAGATCACTAGAGCTCCCTAA